The nucleotide sequence TGGGACCCACAGTGTGCATTGCCTGGTGACCCCTGAGGCCCTGAGCATGGCTGCCTGGTGAGGGTCTGGGAGGCAGTGGGCAACAGAGTGTCTGAGGTTGGGTCTCAGGCTCCCAAGGATGGTGGGAGGGACGGAGTCTGGGGGTGGGTTGCATGTGGGGGTTGGGCAGGGGGTGATGTGACTTGGGGGCTCCTGCAGGGAAGAGAAGCACTTTGGTTTCAGGAGGGCGGTGGGCCGGCTACTTCTGCTGCAGGACTTCAGAGTGTCTGTTCAAGAGGTGGCTGAGACTTCGCTGGTGAGAGGGGGCCGAGGGAGGGGGATGCCTGGGCACCTTGGGGAAGGGGTGGTCAGAAGGCTCCCTGACTCTTTTCCAACCTCCTCAGGGGAACGGGGAGTTCTGCCTGTGGGTAGATCGCTTCATCCTGCTGCCCACGGAGCTCCCCAGGGAGGGTGTAACAAGCTGGTGAGTGGTCCCCTCCCTTCCAGAGCTCTTCCCTTCGAGACCCCTCCTTATGATGACCATTTTTCACCTTCCTTCCCCCATGTTGATTTCCTTCACCGgcatcttccttcctttttcaaacAACTGCAGATTGTTCCATCTGAGTGCTTGAAGGCACTTTTGGGGTGGGTGGagctcccttctcctcccctcctggcCTTGTAGGTCTACAATCCTTATACCTCTTCCTCAAGTCCAAGCCTCTGTCCCATCCCTGCCTTGTGCCTCAGGGCCCtaatcttcccttctcctcctagTTTCTCTGTTCCCTCCACTGACCTTCATTGCTCAGGGGCAAAGGGAAATCCCCAGTAACTGTCCTCATTGTCACTTTAGCAACTGGGACCCAGCTGTGAGGAGAAAACTTCAAGAGTATAAAAAGTGAGTAGGTGCTGGGGAAAGAAAGGATGTGGGAGCAGTGAGGAGGTGGGAGGCCCTGCAATGGAGACTTTGGGGCCCAGGAGAGTCCTCTCTCATTTTAAGGTACAAGGAAAGCTTTGTGGGGACCTGGGGTCCTTGGGCCCACTAAGGCTTAGCCATCTGCTCTGTTCCTACAGGCACCAGGAAAGGGAGAGGACCCCCCCTAATATAGGTACCCCAGGGTtcctggtgggggtggggatggccTAAAGGAAGGATGGAGATCTTTGTCTTCACTACCTTACTCAGATCTATCCTTCCTCAGATAGAAGCTCTACATTGTCTCAGTTGCTGGAGGAGATGTGTGAAGATCGACAGAGTTTGCTAAGCTGTCAGGCCCAGAGCTGCCTGGAACTGGGGGGTTCACAGCGGGGTGCTCTGCCCCTTACTCGATGGGAAGCCTCTCGAAGGAAGGCTTGGGTTAGTCTGAAACtggttggggaggagggagagggagggagagaaggaggagggagggaggagaaaggggacctgggttcaaatttggcttcacacacttcctagctgtgtgatcctggccaagtcatttaacctcagttgcctaacccttattgttcttctgctttggaaccgattgattctaagactgaaggtaagggtttaaagaaaagagaaaaaacagtggCCTGGCCCACTGGGTGAAGGGGGTGGAGGGCAGCTCAGCAGTGAAGGAACCTCATGCAACaagattaagagctggaagggcctgTAGAGACCATCTTTAGTCCAAACTCTAATTTACAGACAAGAAGAGGCTTGAACCCAGAGCATGTCACTTTTCCAAGTTTCAAAGGCAGGTCCCATGCTCatgtcactgtctctctgtcacaGGGAGAAGCTGTTTTCACTATCCCAGGTCTGAAGCTTCATATTAGTGCAGAGGAGGAGGACACCCTTCGGAACCTGAGGGCAGGTTAGAGATTCCTGTGGGGAAGTGGGAGGTTACACTGGCTGGGGGGCCCCAGCAACAGTTGCTAACTctgtcttctcttccccctcactCCAGTTTCTGAAAACAGCCCTGAGCTTCAGAGTTTAGAGAGAACCCCAACAGACCCCTGGCATTTACTCCCAGCCCTGTCCTTGACacaatcctcttcttcctcttcttcctatgTAGGTAGGTAAGGAGTGGGGCTCAGCTGAAAAGGGGCTCAGGGGTCTTCTGGAGACAGCAGCCCTCACTGTAGGGATCCGAGAAAACAGTATCCCCAGGGCAATCTGATTGGAGCCATGGGGCAAGGGTGGGGTTAGCACATCTTCCCACCTTTCCCCAGAGCCTGGAGATAGTTTtggctcccttctctctttcctgtcATTGCCAGAGGCCCTGGACTGTTTGCCCTTCCCTCCTGAGAGAAGCCCCAGTCGGCCAAAGGATAACTTCACTGACAACCAGGAATCCCCCTCTTTGGAATGCAGGGAGCCCATCAACCTGTCACCTCTGCTCTTTCAGGGCAGTGGGTCCTCTTGTATCCTGTCCTCCTTCCCCCAGGATCCACCCTCTTCCTCCCAGGACCAGCTCCCTTTAGGTCTTCCCGCTTCCCCCCCGGCAACAGTCAGTATCCCTAGGGAGGAGTGGAAAACTTCCAGCTCTTGTGCCCCCCAGGAGCCCCGGGGGCCCCTATTGAGGGCTAGGGGAAGGGGAAGCAAAGACAGACCAGGAAACAAGAAGTCCAGTCTGCAGTTTGTGAGCAAGAGAGTCAAAGGTACCCTCTGGGTTCCAGAGAGTGCTTCTTCAGGGGACTCCAGCCCTGGAGAAGGCCCAGCCTCAGCCAGGGTGAGAGGACTTCTTTCAGGCtgggtgggggaaaggaagacCCTCTGGCCTGGGATGaactggggagggaagaagctaAAGCTTTGGGCCGCTTGCCTTTAATTAGGGGAGGATCTTTCTTTCTCCTACCTCTTTCCAATAGGTTCTTCCAGAGAAACACCTGGATGGTTCCCCGTTCCAGTACAACTACCCAGAGCCCTGTGCCCACCTCTGTTCCCAGGTTGTAGCCACCAGGTCAGTGCCCACCAGGCTTCTCTGCCACTTCCATCCTAGGCATCTTCAGTGCCTATCCTGTCACCCCTAACCCAAGCCTCTATCCCTCCTCTCTTATAGTCTTTGCCCATCGCTCCTGGACTGGGCCAAACAAGTGCTGCTAGAGACCGACTTGGTGGAGGTGTGAGAACTCCTCCACTGTCCCCATTACTGTGGGGCCTGCAGTTAATAAAAAGCTGAACCGCAGGCCTTgactcctccttcctccttgggTAGGGGTGGGAGGGGAAGATGGGCTCGTTCCCCCCACTCAGTGAGGCCACAGCTTGGATTTGAGGTTTgagttttttaataaaataatctcATGCGGCCAAAGGTGTGAGGGTGGGGGATTGGATCAGGGGCTGGGGGTGGCAGGGACTTGGTTGCCCACTCTTTGGTCTGTGGCTGGGGATAGGGTGGTCAAGGGGATGGACTCCGGGCCGGCAGGCACCTCTGGGGACAGCTCATCTGATGGCAGCAGCAGCCGGGGCTCTGTGTTCCCAGCCGACCCTGTGGGTGGAGGTACAAAGCATGCTTGAGGTCTTGCTCCAACTCTGCTAACCCCCAgctctttggcctcagtttctccaaatgACACTTCTCTCCCAGCCTTTGCCTCTTTACCTAGGCTTGGTGATGATGAAGGGTCTTCAACCCGGGGACGACGTTTGAGGACAGGAGAGCGATGTAGCCGCAGGGGCAAGTCTCTGATGGGAGATGTAGCTGCTGGGATGAAGGAGGGAGGCTCTGGGTAACTCCTGGGATTGGGAAGTGGTCCTAGCCCATCCCTCCACTTGTCCCTAGCCCAGTGCCTTAGGGCTTCCCTTCATTTCTATGCTCACCTGCTGGGGCCTGGAGCTGTTCCTCGTGCACAGAGACTGCTCTTCGGGTGGCCAAGACAGCTCGGGGCTTCAGGTGATTGTCTGGgggttgtgaggaacaaatgagacacAAAAAGGCTTTGCAGACCTTCAAGTGTTCTCTACCCTTCGTGACACCAGCTGCTTCTCTAAAGTTTCTTGAAACCGgcctctccccattcccctgGCCACCAGCATGTCAGGCCCCCTCTCCAAATCCAGCGGATGGCCAGAGGCATTATCTCAGGATCACCATGATGAATACCCTTCTCAAAAttttcagtggctctctattgcccaCAACATCACATCCACCCTGGAGAGCCGGATGTGCAGGGCCTTCCACAACAAAGCCTGCCTAACACCATGTTCCTCTGAGTCTTCCTGTCTTTCCTGCTGTCCCCATCACTGTTTCCAGGCACATGCCCTATTTTGAGCTGTTCTGGCTCATTTCACTCTTATCTGGAATCTCCATCTGCCCAGTTCCTACTCATCCTTCCATGACAGCTCATCTCTAGGGGGCTGTAAGCCTTGAAAAATGCTTTCCTACCAATCACTGGTCCCAAAGAGGCtctatttttcccccattttatagatagaactgaggctgagaggagcccaagttcaaattcacctCCCCTTTCGGGTCTGGGTCCACTTCATCTCAGGGATCTCCCAAACTTGGTCTGTTCTGGCATAGAACAGTAAGAACACATCCTGGCATGTATCATTCATTCTCTAGATGTGTTCTTAAATGTCCAGCAAGGCTTCCCATCTATTTCTGTGACCTTTAGGTGGGCAGAGACCATTTTCTGACCAAGGCCCCTAGGTtggctggctttttttttttttagcccttccattctcaaaatcaataccatgtattggttctaaggtagaagagcagtaagggctaggcaatggggttaagtgacttgcccagggtcacacagttgagaagtgtctgaggccaaatttgaacctaggacctcccatctctgggcctgactttcaatccactgagccaaccagctgcccccttggctgGCTGTTGTGAGAGAGGTCGGGTTTTGAGCTATGGATGTCCAGTAGCCATACCTTCGCTCCTGGTTCCCAGGGCAGAGTCCTGGGTGAGCTGGCCATCCCCAGCATTGCTGGCTCTTCGGGGGGACAGCCGAGGAGATGGAATGGGACTGGGACAGGGGCTTGGGAAGCAGGGCTCAGGTTGAAGCAAGTTGGGGCTGGGAGCAGGGGAGGGTGTCCGGGGTCCCGGCCGGTCCCAGCCTTTCCCTTTGAGCTCTGCATTCAACTGCCGGCCCAAGGCCTTCCAGGCCACAGGTTCTGGCCCCCGGCTTCCTGGTCCTGGACGGCATGATGAATCTGGGCAAGGAGAGTGTGGGGAGCAGGAGTCAGAAATGACCTAAGCTCCCAGGCTATCATGCTTTCCCCCTTGGACATCACTCAAGCTTCCACCCTCCTTGTCCTCTGGTCTTGAGTGGGTTAGAGGTGCCATGGGGTGGGAAGATGATTTGGAGAGGGGCATAGAAAGATGCTTCCACATTCTCCAGAGAGATTGGGGACCCCCCCACTGCCTACCTGCAGACACTGAGTGTGTTCGGGATTTGAGGGAGAGGGGCGGTGATTCAGCTGAGCTGTCCATGATGTCTCCTGAAAAGCCAGAGTTAGGCAGCTAAAGCTGTGGCCTTCTCATCTTCCAGACTATGTCCCAGGAGTCCACCCCTCCTTCCATTAGCCCCTCGTTGCCACCCATTCTTGGGGTAGGAGTAGGGTGAGGAGGGAAGACTGCTGACAGAGTTGGGAAGAGGAGCTTTGACTTGAAACCTTAAAAGAAGCCCTCCCAGACCCCTCTACTCCAAGAAAAGACCCCACTTACCATCTGAGCCGGCTTTCTTAATCTCCCCATCTTTGCTCTGAGAGAGAATGGGGATAGTGAATCATAGGTCCCCTCTCCTGCCCTCCCCCCAGGTATACAAAAGGGCCTCTTTTACCCCAAAGTGACATTCCCCAGGGTCACAAGTCACCTAGAGGGTCCTTCCTCTGATCACGTATGTTTTGGTATTCCAAGGAAGCTCCCATAATCCCCCGGGGCTCCTCCATCTCACCTGCTTCCTCTTGCTGTCACCTCCGCCTCCCCTGCCCACACCAATTCTCTGCAGCATGACATGTACTCGCTGCTCGAAGGAAGGAGGCATCTCTGTGTCTCCTCTCTCCAAGGGCCGACGCTGTGGGGAGGTTGAGAGGGGGTCAGGAGATCTCTAGGAGGGGGTAGCTCCCTTCCCCAGCTCAAGTGCAGGCCCCCACCCTCCAACCAAGGCCTCGGTTCAGGGGAAAGAGGACCATTCACTGGGAAGGTGAAAGCAAGAATCATTGATCCAACTTCGTGGGTGGAGAATTGGGAGACAGAGAGGGGGCCTTCACCTTCTCTTGTCGCCCACCTAGGGCTTCTTCCTCATCTGCAGAAAGCAGGATCATAGAATGAGCTTTGCCTTCTCTGGCATAACGAGGCCGACTCCTACGGGCAGGGTCCGGAGAGCAACTGGGAACTccctccaaattcccttccacTCCAGGCTCCTCTGCTCTGCCAGGCCGGGTGGGTGGGCGTAGAAGGTCACTGAATGCAGCTTTTCGGGTTCGAGGAGGAGC is from Gracilinanus agilis isolate LMUSP501 chromosome 2, AgileGrace, whole genome shotgun sequence and encodes:
- the ACD gene encoding adrenocortical dysplasia protein homolog is translated as MATSWKPVLQPWIRDLLLGLEPGEGAGLEGKGEGLGQLLEVIEEAESGGSLELLDGKASAILLVTDGTHSVHCLVTPEALSMAAWEEKHFGFRRAVGRLLLLQDFRVSVQEVAETSLGNGEFCLWVDRFILLPTELPREGVTSCNWDPAVRRKLQEYKKHQERERTPPNIDRSSTLSQLLEEMCEDRQSLLSCQAQSCLELGGSQRGALPLTRWEASRRKAWGEAVFTIPGLKLHISAEEEDTLRNLRAVSENSPELQSLERTPTDPWHLLPALSLTQSSSSSSSYVEALDCLPFPPERSPSRPKDNFTDNQESPSLECREPINLSPLLFQGSGSSCILSSFPQDPPSSSQDQLPLGLPASPPATVSIPREEWKTSSSCAPQEPRGPLLRARGRGSKDRPGNKKSSLQFVSKRVKGTLWVPESASSGDSSPGEGPASARVLPEKHLDGSPFQYNYPEPCAHLCSQVVATSLCPSLLDWAKQVLLETDLVEV